From the genome of Carassius gibelio isolate Cgi1373 ecotype wild population from Czech Republic chromosome A16, carGib1.2-hapl.c, whole genome shotgun sequence, one region includes:
- the LOC128031073 gene encoding GTP-binding protein 10-like — MVWTSRVCFRKYGNFVDNIRLYVRGGSGGMGLPRLGGLGGNGGDVWVVAKKDITLKQIKDKHPNKRFTAGVGSNSSIHALRGAKGEDSQVCAPVGISVTTDNGRILGELNCEGDKLLVAKGGHGGSLHSGFLPSKGQTRQIRLDLKLIADLGLVGFPNAGKSSLLTALSHAKPRIASYPFTTLRPEIGKVMYDDHKQVSVADLPGLIEGAHVNKGMGHKFLKHVERTKQLLFVVDICGFQLASNTPFRSAFETVMLLNKELELYKEELLGKPAILVINKMDLPEAQGLLRELEAHLENQEESSHRFAEDVIPKSLMCFTHVVPVSATNGLGLHLLKSLIRQSLEEQNVTETEGQRSERLLKLGREIPTSSIPSRGFPQPT, encoded by the exons ATGGTCTGGACAAGCAGAGTTTGTTTCCGGAAG TATGGCAACTTTGTGGATAATATTCGGCTTTATGTGAGGGGTGGGAGTGGAGGAATGGGTCTGCCCCGTTTAGGGGGACTTGGGGGAAATGGTGGAGACGTTTGGGTGGTGGCCAAAAAAGACATTACACTGAAGCAAATCAAGGACAAGCACCCTAACAAACGATTCACTGCAGGTGTTGGTTCAAACAGCAG tatTCATGCTCTGAGAGGGGCTAAAGGAGAGGACAGTCAGGTCTGTGCACCTGTTGGGATCAGTGTTACAACGGACAATGGGAGAATCTTAG GAGAGTTAAACTGTGAAGGAGACAAACTTTTGGTGGCCAAAGGGGGTCACGGCGGCTCTCTTCACTCTGGGTTCTTACCCAGTAAAGGTCAAACCAGACAGATACGGCTTGACCTTAAACTCATTGCAGATCTAGGACTTGTAGG gttTCCCAATGCAGGCAAATCCTCTTTGCTGACTGCCCTGTCGCATGCTAAACCAAGGATTGCCAGCTACCCCT TTACAACTTTAAGACCTGAAATTGGAAAAGTTATGTATGATGATCACAAGCAG GTTTCAGTAGCAGACTTACCAGGACTCATTGAAGGTGCTCACGTAAATAAAGGGATGGGACACAAGTTTCTCAAGCATGTGGAGAGAACCAAGCAGCTCTTGTTTGTG GTCGACATCTGTGGGTTTCAGCTAGCTAGTAACACCCCTTTTAGGTCTGCATTTGAAACTGTGATGCTTTTAAACAAG GAACTGGAGTTGTATAAAGAGGAACTTTTAGGAAAGCCAGCGATCCTGGTCATAAATAAGATGGACCTCCCAGAGGCGCAGGGCCTTCTCCGAGAACTGGAAGCTCACTTAGAGAACCAAGAAG AATCAAGCCATCGCTTTGCTGAGGATGTCATCCCTAAAAGCCTAATGTGTTTCACGCATGTCGTCCCAGTCTCTGCCACAAATGGCCTTGGTCTGCACTTGCTCAAGTCTCTCATCCGGCAATCACTTGAGGAACAGAACGTCACAGAAACTGAGGGTCAGCGCAGTGAGAGGCTACTTAAGTTGGGAAGGGAGATTCCCACTTCATCTATACCTAGCCGGGGGTTTCCTCAGCCGACCTGA